The window GGCCATGGACTACACAGCGGTACCTTCGGCGATCTTCACCATGCCGGAAGTTGCCTGCGTGGGCCTCACCGAAGCCCAGGCCAAAGAGCAGAAAATCGATGCCCGCACCGATGCCGTCCTGTTTCGCACCATCGGCAAGGCCCAGGTCATCGGCGAACTGGCCGGCCAGGCCACAATCGTTTCCGATGCCGGCAACGGCAAGGTGCTGGGAGTCCACATCATCGGAGACCATGCCACAGACTTGCTGGGTGAGGGGGCGTTGGCAGTTGCCACCGGTCTGGGGGTGGCAGACATCGCCAACACTATTCACGCCCATCCCACCCTGACGGAAATCATGCTGGAGGTGGCGTTGAAAGCCTCGGGCAGGGCGCTGCATGGGTAGGGGCGATGCATCTTGCCCCTGCGGCGAAATTGGAAAAAATAATCTCACGCAAAGGCGCAGAGGCGCAAAAAAATAAATTCACCGCCCGCTTCGCTTGAGGCGCAAAGAACGCGGAGGGCGTTTATAGCTGATAGCAAAGGGATTGAGTGATGAAGTCTGAATACCCTTTTGATCGGCTTTAATGGGTCAAGTGAGATCAAGCGGACTTTTGGTCTCTTTCAGGGTCTTGCTCTTGATAGTATGGGTATAAATCATCGTGGTCCTGACATCGCTGTGCCCTAACAGTTCCTGAATAGTCCGGATATCGTAATTGGCCTGGAGCAGGTGACTGGCAAAACTGTGGCGGAATGAATGGGCCGTAGCTCGTTTGAATATTTTGGATTTGTTGACTGCCCGCTTTATGGCCTTCTGAACATGGGTTTCATGGAGATGATAGCGCCGGTATTCCTTGGTTTCTGGTACAAAGGTTAATAATTTCCCGGGGAAAAACCACTGCCATACAAAATCTTTGGCACAGTTTTTATATTTTTTTTCGATTGAATCAAACATGAATACGCCGTTATACCCCTCAGCTATATCCCGATCGTAAAGCGTTTTCACCCTCTCCATATGAGATTTGAGGTCGGTCATCAAGATTTGGGGCAAGGGTACCGTCCGGTCCTTTTTGCCCTTGCCGTCATGAACCGTCAATATGCCGAAGTCGAAATTAAAACTCTGAACACGAAGATTCAGGCACTCGAACAACCGCAGGCCGCAGCCGTATAACAGATTAACCACCAGATCATACGGGTATTTAAGGTTTGCAGTAATTTTATCGATTTCTTCGCGTGAAAGGACGACCGGAATATAGGGTCTTTGTTTGGCCCGAACCACCCCTTCAATTTTTCCGAATTCACGCTTGAGGACGTTCCTGTAAAAAAACAACAGGGCGTTAAATGCCTGGTTTTGGGAGGATGCCGATACTTTCTGTTTGACAGCCAGAAAGGTCAAAAAATCTTTTACATCTTCGGTTGACAACGTTGCCGGATCTTTACTTTGACTGAAATATTGAAGCTTACGAGCCCATATGGAATATGATTTCAGCGTTTTCGGAGAATAGTGTCTGACCTTTATTTCGTTGGACAGGTCACTGAGTGCTTTTTCCCATCGTTCAATGGGCTTTTGAGTTGGAATGCTTGATGTCGAATTCGGCTGTGTGATTTTTGGAGGCAATTTGGCTTCTGAAATCGGCGTTTGAAATGAATTCAGAGTTTCTTTAACAGCTGCAGCCTCCGGGATAAGACGGTCCTGCGTCTTTACTGGATCGCCGGATTCCGGCCGGATGAGATTGTAATAAACATGAACAGCGTTAGCGGCTTGCTTTTGTTGTTCGACGGTCTGCTTTTTTTCTTTCAGTTTCCGGATAAAATTGGGGAGGCTCTGTGGGTCGGACTCGTCAAATCCGTATTTATGTCAAAAATCCAGATAATATCGAAGCCATTTTTCATAATATGTGTGGTATCTCAGGTCTATCTTGTTTTGAGCCAACAAAGCTTTAAACTGAATAATTAAGTCAGGAGATATTTTCCTCATTTGTATTAACCAGTTTCCGTTTAATATGAAAAATATGTATGTTATACAGTTAGAAAATGACATAACATATCAAAATTTCCTTGTACATAAAAAATCTTTTTGGTAGTTAAACGGAAACTACTTAATAACTTGTTGGATCGAAGAAGAAATAACCAGAGAATCAGTAAACTCTCTACGTTTGTTTTGCAAAATGAAGCCATATAAGATTTATAGTGCATGCTTTATTGTTACAACCATTCTCGCAGCGATAACAGGCTATTGGCGATTGATAATTTATGGGGTCGTAGCGGTGCCGCTCACTATTTTCATGCTAAAGTTTTACGGCACCATTGTGGATTTATGCGCAATGAAGCGATCAAAAAAAGTTTTCCGCAACCTCATCGACCAAGGATACAAACCATTCGACGCACTTGTTGAGGTATCACGCAACCGTCATCCAGAGCTTAAGCCGGAAACTCACACGAAGATAGTTGAAAGCTTTCCCGATCTATATAAATTTCTCGGATTTATGGCTCAAGCAGCGGATTTTGGAAAAAAGGTGAAGCTGGAGGATGATCATGTCTTGATATTATTGCAGACCACAAGCCTCACCTATATAGGCAACGATGTGTATACAGCTCAAGTAGACTGGGAAGCATATAAAAAAATTCGATATCAAAACAGTTGATGAGGAAATGATATGTTCTGCCTTTTTATTATTATTGCGTCGGCAGTTGCGGTTGTCTCCATGTACTTGGCAGTTTTTGCGATAGTGCCATTGGAATTGATATTGCTCATTCCTACATACCCGATTATTGTTCTTATTAAGAAACTCCCAGCACATATACGTCCGATAGCTTCTG is drawn from Desulfobacterales bacterium and contains these coding sequences:
- a CDS encoding integron integrase; its protein translation is MPPKITQPNSTSSIPTQKPIERWEKALSDLSNEIKVRHYSPKTLKSYSIWARKLQYFSQSKDPATLSTEDVKDFLTFLAVKQKVSASSQNQAFNALLFFYRNVLKREFGKIEGVVRAKQRPYIPVVLSREEIDKITANLKYPYDLVVNLLYGCGLRLFECLNLRVQSFNFDFGILTVHDGKGKKDRTVPLPQILMTDLKSHMERVKTLYDRDIAEGYNGVFMFDSIEKKYKNCAKDFVWQWFFPGKLLTFVPETKEYRRYHLHETHVQKAIKRAVNKSKIFKRATAHSFRHSFASHLLQANYDIRTIQELLGHSDVRTTMIYTHTIKSKTLKETKSPLDLT